The genomic window AGGCGCCCGAGCCGCGGGTCGTCGAAGACTGGGAGCACGCCGACGGCGCCGTCGAACTGAGTCTCCGCGACGACGTGCAGTTCCACGACGGCCAGGACCTGACCGCCGAAGACGTCGCGTTCACCCTCGAGCGCCAGATCGACCCGGAGGTCGGTCCCGCCTCCTCGCAGGTCGCCGGGTTAGGGTCGATCGAGGGAGCCGAGGCGGTCGACGACTCGACCGTTCGCTTCGAGTACTCGGGAGCGGCCGCGCTCGCCGAGTACGAGTTCGGGAACTACGCGCGAGCGATGAGCCGCGAGTGGACGGACGAACAGGAGAGCGCCGAGAGCGGCGAGATCGTCGGCAACTCGGCGGACGTCTTCAACGGGACCGGCCCCTACGAGGTCGTCGACTTCACGCCGGACACCGAAATCGTCCTCGAGCCGTTCGACGACTACTGGGGCGACGAGCCGCCGTTCGATCGACTCGTGTTCAACGCCGACGAGGAGTCGAGCGGCCGCGTCGCCGCGCTCGAGACCGGGGAGAGCGATCTCACGATCAACGTCCTTCCGGAAGACGTCCAGACGGTGCAGAACGCCGAGGACGCCGAGGTCCGGACGGTGACGAGCTTTCGAAACATCTTCTGCCCGATGAAAAACGAGGCGGAGCCCTTCGACAGTCAGGCGTTCCGACAGGCGATGAACTACGCCGTCGACAACGAGGGGATCATTGACGACGTCCTCAGCGGCTTCGGCGAACCGATGAGCCAGCCGGTCCCGCCGGGAGTCAACGGCTACAACCCCGACCTCGATCCGTACCCCCACGATCCCGACGAAGCAGCGAGCCTCGTCGAGGAGAGCGGCTACGGCGGGGCGGAGATCGAACTGGTCGCCCCGCAGGGGCGGTACCTGAACGACGCCGACGTCGCACAGACCGTCGCCGACCAGATCGACCAACTCGAGAACGTCTCCTGTGACGTCGACGTCGTCGACTTCGGAGTCGTCTCCGACGCGAACTCGGCGGGGATGGACGACTACGAGATCCCCTTCTTCATGATCGGCTGGGGGGTTATCACCGGCGACACCGACTACGGCGTCTCCGGGTTCTTCCAGGAGGGCGGCGGCGTCCAGACGTTCCGCGACGAGGAACTCGATCAGGCGATCGAGGAGAGCAAGGGGATCGACGATCCCGAGGAGCGCGAGCGACAGCTGCAGGACGTCAACGAGATGGCTCGGGAGAAGGCGCCGTGGATCTTCCTCCACTTGCAGGAGAGCATCTACGGCGTCCGCCAGGACGTCCAGTGGGAGCCCCGCGAGGACGAGACCATCTGGGCATGGGAGATGAGTCAGTAGATCGACGCTCGGTCGGCACGCGGCGTCCGACCGAACTGCCCCCGTCGGGGGAGAACGACGGTACCATCAGATGGCACTCGGAAAATTCCTGGTGAAACGGCTCCTTCAGGGCGTGTTCGTCGTCTGGGGAGTCGTCACCGTCATGTTCACGCTGCGGGCCGTCTCGCCGGGCGATCCGGCGAACCTGATCGTCGGCGAGGCCGCCGACCCGCACCTCCGCGAACAGGTCAGGGAACAGTACGGGCTGAACGAACCGATACACGTCCAGTACGCCGACTACCTGCAGGGGATCGCCGTCGGCGACTTCGGCTACTCCTTCCAGTCGGGTCGACAGGTCGAGGCGATGGTGATCGAACGGGTCCCGGCGACCCTCGAGCTGGCGGTCGCGGCGACGATCATCGCGATCCTCATCGCCGTGCCGCTGGGCGTGATCAGCGCGTCCCGTCGGAACGAGCCCGCCGACTACGGGGCGACGCTGTTCTCGCTGCTCGGGATCTCGACGCCGAACTTCTGGCTGGGCCTGATGTTGATCCTGCTTCTCGCCGTGCAGATCGGCCTGTTCCCGACCGGTCGACGGCCGGTCGGTCTCGTGGAGGCCCTGACGGCCCTGGTGACGACCGGCTACGCCACTGGGCTCGTCACGTGGCTCAAACACATCATCCTGCCGGCGATCACGCTGGGAACGTACTTCACGGCCCTGATCACGCGACTGACGCGCAGCGGGATGCTCGACGAACTCGGCAAGCCGTACGTCGACGCGACCGAGGCGAAGGGGTTGCCGGCCGCGTTGATCCGATACAAGCACGTCCTGCGGAACACGATGATCCCGATCGTGACCGTCCTCGGCCTCCAGTTGGGGACGCTGATCGGCGGCGCGGTCATCACGGAGACGGTGTTCAGCTGGCCCGGTCTCGGCGATCGACTCATCCAGGCGTTGAACGCCCGCGACTGGCCGCTCATGCAGGGTATCATCGTCTTCATCGGCATCTCCTTCGTCCTGATCAACATCGTCGTCGACGCGCTGTACGCCTCGCTCGATCCCCGGGTGATCGACGAATGATCCCCGAGCGACTGCGATCGAACCTGAAGCGGGAGTTCGACCGGAGCCTGCTGGCGAAGCTGGGGTTGGTGCTCCTCGTCGGCGTCCTGCTCACGGCGGTGTTCGCCCCGATCATCGCGACCCACGATCCGACGCGGACCGGCTACGTCGACGAGAACGGCAACGAGTACCCGCCGCGGGGCGCGGCGTACACCACGCAGATCGGCGAGGACGGCGAGTTCGTCGAGGTCGAGGTCGAACCGAACGAGGAGCACCTCCTCGGGACGAACAACATCGGTCAGGACGTCTTCTCCCGCTTCGTCTACGGCGCGCGGACGTCGCTGCTGGTCGGACTCCTCGGGACCGGACTCGCCGTTCTCATGGGCGTCCCGTTCGGCCTGATCGCGGGCTACTACGGCGGCCGCGTCGACGACGCGATGATGCGGATCGCCGACGTGATGCTGGCGTTCCCCTCGCTGGTCCTCGCGCTCGCGTTAATCGGCGTCTTCGGCACCTCGGGGATCAGCGTTCCCGACCCGATCGTGATGGCGGGGTTGGCCGACGGGATGCCCGAGAGCACCGCCATCCCCGGCACCGTCACGATCGTCGTCGCGCTGGTCACCTGGGTCTGGTTCGCCCGCGTCGCCCGCGGCGAGGCGATGTCCGTCCGCAACGAGGAATACGTCAAGGCGGCCAGGAGCGTCGGCGCGAGCGACCGGACGATCCTCCGCAAACACGTGCTGCCGAACAGCCTGACGCCGGTGATCGTGCTCGCGACGATTCAGGTCGCCGCGGTGGTCCTGCTCGAGAGTTCGCTCTCGTTTCTCGGCTTTTCGGGGACGACGCTCTCGTGGGGCTACGAGATCCAGCGCGGGCAGGACTACCTCCGAACGCGATGGTGGATCGCGACGATTCCGGGGATCGGAATCGTCCTGTCGGTGATCGCCGTCAACCTGTTGGGCGACTGGCTGCGCGACGCGCTCGACCCGAACATCGAAGGTGAACGAGGATGACGACAACCGACGACATACTTCGCGTTCGCGACCTCTCGACGCGGTTCTTCACGCAGGAGGGACAGATTAACGCGGTCTCGGACCTCGACGTGCGGATCGAACGCGGCGAGGTCTTCGGGATCGTCGGCGAGAGCGGCAGCGGCAAGAGCGTCACCGCCCGCTCGATCATGGACCTGGTCGAATCGCCCGGTCGGATCACCGACGGGGAGATCTGGTTCGACGACGCCGAGCTGGCCGATGCGGTCGTCGACGATCACCCCGATGCCGTCGACGGAACGTTCGTGAATCTGCTCGAACTCCCCGAACGCGTCCGTGACTCGCTTCGGGGCACCTCGTTCGGTATGATCTTTCAGGATCCGGAGAGCAGTTTCAATCCGACGCTGACGGTCGGCGAGCAACTCGCCGAAGCCGTCGAAGTCCAGCGCCGGGCCAGCGCGAACCCGCGGTCGACGCGGGCCCGGACCCGAGAGTACTCGCTTGCCTCGTACGCGCTCTCGACGGTGCTCCCCTCGAGGAAGTACGTCACGCCGGAGAGCCGCGAGCGGGCGATCGAACTGCTCGAACTGGTCGGCATTCCCGACCCGGTCGAACGAGCCGACGAGTACCCCCACGAGTACTCCGGCGGAATGCTCCAGCGGGCGATGATCGCGCAGGCGCTGGCCGGCGAACCCGACGTCTTGATCGCCGACGAACCGACGACCGCGCTGGACGTCACCATCCAGGCCCAGATCCTCGATCTGCTCGACGACTTGCAGGCCGAAACCGGCATGACCATCCTGCTGATCACCCACAATCTCGGCGTCATCGCTCGGATGTGCGACCGGATCGGCGTGATGTACGCCGGCGAGATCGTCGAACGGGGGACGCTCGCGGACGTCTTCGACGACCACATCCATCCGTACACCGAGGGGCTGCTCGGGTCGATTCCCGACCTCGAGGGTGCGCGGGGTCGCCTCGAGCCGATCCCCGGCAACGTGCCGAGCCTGCTCGACGAGGAGCTGGGCGACCGGTGTCACTTCGCCGATCGCTGCCCGAAGGCCATGGCGGACTGCCTCGAGCATCCGCCGGAGTACCCGGCCGCGGGAAGCGACCACCACGAGGCGCGGTGCGTCCTCGCCGAGACGGCGTACGACGAGACGCGGGCGTTGCCCGAGGGCTACTTCGGCGAGACGGAGCGACCCGCCGCCGACAAACACGCCGGGCCGGAAGAACCCGACGAGGAACCGCCGGAAGAGCGGTCGCGCCCGCCGACCGAGACGACCGGAGGTGAACACCAGTGAGCGCCGGCGACCCGCTCGTCCGCGTCGACGACCTCCGCAAGTACTTCTGGGAGAACGACTCGCTGCTCGACCGGCTGTTCGGCGACGAACCGGTCCCCGTCCGTGCCGTCGACGGGGTCAGCTTCGAGATCTACGAGGGAGAGACCCTCGGCCTCGTCGGCGAATCCGGCTGCGGCAAGTCGACGGCTGGCGAGACGATGGTGCGCCTTCTGGAGCCGACCGACGGCCGGGTCGAGTTCGACGGTGAACCCGTCTTCGCCCTCGAGGGGGACGCCCTCGACGCGTTCCGGCGCGCGGTGCAGATCGTC from Haloterrigena sp. KLK7 includes these protein-coding regions:
- a CDS encoding ABC transporter substrate-binding protein; translation: MEREANGRPTRRSFLITTGAASVVAVSGCLGGEGPGDDEFVITLSQFPDTVDPIDHITGDYFDVFDHVYEPLFDIQPGEAPEPRVVEDWEHADGAVELSLRDDVQFHDGQDLTAEDVAFTLERQIDPEVGPASSQVAGLGSIEGAEAVDDSTVRFEYSGAAALAEYEFGNYARAMSREWTDEQESAESGEIVGNSADVFNGTGPYEVVDFTPDTEIVLEPFDDYWGDEPPFDRLVFNADEESSGRVAALETGESDLTINVLPEDVQTVQNAEDAEVRTVTSFRNIFCPMKNEAEPFDSQAFRQAMNYAVDNEGIIDDVLSGFGEPMSQPVPPGVNGYNPDLDPYPHDPDEAASLVEESGYGGAEIELVAPQGRYLNDADVAQTVADQIDQLENVSCDVDVVDFGVVSDANSAGMDDYEIPFFMIGWGVITGDTDYGVSGFFQEGGGVQTFRDEELDQAIEESKGIDDPEERERQLQDVNEMAREKAPWIFLHLQESIYGVRQDVQWEPREDETIWAWEMSQ
- a CDS encoding ABC transporter ATP-binding protein, with translation MTTTDDILRVRDLSTRFFTQEGQINAVSDLDVRIERGEVFGIVGESGSGKSVTARSIMDLVESPGRITDGEIWFDDAELADAVVDDHPDAVDGTFVNLLELPERVRDSLRGTSFGMIFQDPESSFNPTLTVGEQLAEAVEVQRRASANPRSTRARTREYSLASYALSTVLPSRKYVTPESRERAIELLELVGIPDPVERADEYPHEYSGGMLQRAMIAQALAGEPDVLIADEPTTALDVTIQAQILDLLDDLQAETGMTILLITHNLGVIARMCDRIGVMYAGEIVERGTLADVFDDHIHPYTEGLLGSIPDLEGARGRLEPIPGNVPSLLDEELGDRCHFADRCPKAMADCLEHPPEYPAAGSDHHEARCVLAETAYDETRALPEGYFGETERPAADKHAGPEEPDEEPPEERSRPPTETTGGEHQ
- a CDS encoding ABC transporter permease; this translates as MALGKFLVKRLLQGVFVVWGVVTVMFTLRAVSPGDPANLIVGEAADPHLREQVREQYGLNEPIHVQYADYLQGIAVGDFGYSFQSGRQVEAMVIERVPATLELAVAATIIAILIAVPLGVISASRRNEPADYGATLFSLLGISTPNFWLGLMLILLLAVQIGLFPTGRRPVGLVEALTALVTTGYATGLVTWLKHIILPAITLGTYFTALITRLTRSGMLDELGKPYVDATEAKGLPAALIRYKHVLRNTMIPIVTVLGLQLGTLIGGAVITETVFSWPGLGDRLIQALNARDWPLMQGIIVFIGISFVLINIVVDALYASLDPRVIDE
- a CDS encoding ABC transporter permease, whose protein sequence is MIPERLRSNLKREFDRSLLAKLGLVLLVGVLLTAVFAPIIATHDPTRTGYVDENGNEYPPRGAAYTTQIGEDGEFVEVEVEPNEEHLLGTNNIGQDVFSRFVYGARTSLLVGLLGTGLAVLMGVPFGLIAGYYGGRVDDAMMRIADVMLAFPSLVLALALIGVFGTSGISVPDPIVMAGLADGMPESTAIPGTVTIVVALVTWVWFARVARGEAMSVRNEEYVKAARSVGASDRTILRKHVLPNSLTPVIVLATIQVAAVVLLESSLSFLGFSGTTLSWGYEIQRGQDYLRTRWWIATIPGIGIVLSVIAVNLLGDWLRDALDPNIEGERG